The genomic interval CCGATGAGCTCCGCCAGCCCATGACGGTCATGTGCGGACTCGTCAGCGCAGACGGCCACGGGACGGTTCAGTCCTCGCAATGCCTCATCAGCGGACGCGGGCAGGGGTTGCTCCACCATCACCACGCCCAGCTCCGCGCAGGCGGCCAACAGCGTAGGCAGTTCCTCGGGTTTCCAGCCCTCATTCGCATCCACGATGAGGCGACTGGATGGCGCCCCGGCGCGAATGGCCCGCAGCCGCTCCAGGTCCTCCGTACTCCCTCGCCCCAGCTTCACCTTGAGCAAGGGCCGGTGCGCCGACTTCCTCGCGGCCGCACCCATGGCCTCGACTGTGTCCAGGCTCAGCGTGTACGCGGTGACCAATGGCTGCGGCGCGACCATGCCCAGCAGCTCCCAGACAGGCTTGCCCGCCTTCTTCGCCTCCAGGTCCCACAGCGCGCAGTCCAAGGCATTGCGCGCCGCACGGGGCTCCAAGACCTCGGGGACACCGTCTCGCCCCAGTCCCGCCTCGATGCGAGGTCTCGCGGTCTCCAAGGCTCGCAGCACCCCGTCGACCGTCTCGCCATATCTCGCGTAGGGGACACACTCACCGCGCCCCACGGTGCCGTCCTCTTCCAGGGTAACGACCACCACCTCGGCGGAGGTCTTCGAGCCCCGGGAGATGGTGAAGCTGCCCGCGATGGGCCAGCTCTCATGCTGGATGCCGAGCTTGCGCATGAGCACTCAGCTCCGTGCCGGGAAGCGGCGAACCAGCTCATCCACCAGGGGGCCGACACCTGTACGGATGGGGTCGACACATGGCAGCCCATGCTCGCGGCCCGTCCGCTCCAGGAACGCCAGGGCTTCGTTCTCCTCCAGGTGCTCGGTGTTGATGGCCAGCCCCGTGCACTGGATGCCTGGGTTCGTCAGCTGCCCCTCCAGCACGGTGCGGTCGATGACCGCTTGGATGGAGGGCAGCGCGTGCTGCACGCCTCGCATCTTCGTTCTCGTGGGCTCATGACACACGATGAAGGCATCCGGCTGGGCCCCATGCAGCAACCCGAGCGTCACCCCCGCGAACGAGGGATGGAACAGCGACCCCTGTCCCTCCACCAAATCCCAGTGGTCCGCCGCGTTCGGCGGTGAAAGCCACTCCGCCGCGCCCGCCACGAAGTCGGACACCACCGCGTCGATGGCCACGCCCCGGCCCGAGATGAAGATGCCCGTCTGTCCCGTGGCGCGGAAGTCCGCCTTGAGCCCCCGCGCGCGCATCTCCTTCTCCAGCGCGAGCGCCGTGTACTTCTTTCCCACCGAACAATCCGTGCCCACCGTCAGCAAGCGCAATCCCTCTCGCCGAGTCCCCTTGCCCGTGGCGAACTCCATGTCCGGGATGCGCACGTCGTGCAGCGCGCGGCCGTTGCGCCTGGCGGCCTCCGCGATGGCGGGGAAGGACGACAGCCGCCTGTGCAGCCCGGTCGCCACGTCCATGCCCGCATCCAGCGCCTCCACCAGCTTGCCCACCCAGTGCTCCGGCAGCACGCCTCCCGCGTTGGCCACGCCGACGATGAGTGTCCTGGCCCCCTTCGCCTTCGCCTGGGCGATGTCCAGGTCCGCGAGGCCGCAGTCCGCCTTGCAGCCAGGGAGCCGCAGCTGGCCCACGCACCAGTCGGGCCTCCAGTCGACGATGCCGTGCGCCGTCTTCGCCGCGAGCTGGTCGGGTACATCCCCCAGGAACAACAGGTAGGGCTTTTGAATCTCCACCAACGTCCTCCCCGCGCCCCGGTCTGGGGCCTTCTCGGTTGCAGGGCTTTTCAACACTTCCCTGAGATGCCGGCAAGGTCAACCGCGAACCCACTCGGGGGCCACGGCGCACAGGATTCCGAGGATGGACGCAATCACGCTCAAGGCGAACAGGATGGGGAGGGCCACGCGGCGTTGGGGGACGCCCGCGGTCCGCATCAGTCCCATGACGGCCCACGGGCCCACCAGCGGGACGAGCGCGGCGGTGGACCAGAATCCACCACAGCGCGACTGCAACCGATGCACCAGGGGACTTCGTGGACGGGAGAGCAACCGGCGCCAGGGCTCCAGTCGGTCCAGCGCGTCCCATCCCAGGTCCACCGCGAGGACCTGGAGATAACCCAGCGGCACGCAGGCGAGGACCACCGCCCACGGCGGATATCCCAGGGCGAGGATGCCCAGCGGCACGGCCGCGAGCACTCCGCCCACGGGGCTGGCCGCGACCAGGATGAAGGAGAGCAAGGCAGTCACGGCGGTGTGTTCCCGGCTTCACCCCGGAGCTCCGGGATGGAACTCCATGCAGGGACATAGCCGGGGCTCACGGCCGGTGGGTGAAGAGACTGTGACGCTCGGACAACGTCGAGAGCGAAGGAGTCGACAGCGTCATCGGCCTCGAGCGCGCACTCCACGCGAGACATGTGTCCATCAGGTGATGGTGTGCATGAGCACATGTGTCGTGTCTGGCGATGGACTCCGTCCCAGAGTTGAAGCGGTTGCATCACGTCGTTACCTCGACGGCCGTGAGGTACTGGCTCCCATGGTTGTTGCTGCTCTTCGCGGGGTGCGGCGTCTTCGAACTGCACCCCTATGAAGTCAGAGGGGGCGAGCAGAACCTGAATGTGCGTGCGCTCGAGCGTCTCCCGCGAGACACCCACGAAGGCTCGTTTCGATTCGCGGTGATGGGCGACATCGGCGTCTTCCTGAAGGAAGCCAAGGACGCGATGGAGGATGTGGCTCGGCGGGACGTCGACTTCGTCGTCCAGTTGGGAGACCTGACGGAGTTCAGCTCGGCCCAGGAGTATGACTGGGTGGCTCGCCTTTTCGACGACGTGCCGGTGCCCGCGTTGGCTGTCATCGGCAATCACGACCTGCTGGGGACTGGGCCGCAGCTGTTCCGCCATCACTTCGGCTCGGAGTATCTGACCTTCGACTTCGGAGGGAGCCGCTTCGTCCTCTTCGACTCGAACTCTCGCGAGTATGGCTACCCCGGAGATGTGCCGGACCTGGACCGGCTGCGCGCGGAGTTGATTGCACCGCCGTGCGGGGGGCACCTGTTCACCTTCTCGCATGTCCCGCCGTGGCATTCGGACTTCGACCCGTCGCTGAGGGGGCCATTCGAGCACCTCCAGGCGGAGCGCAATGTCGCGGTGTCCTTCCACGGCCATCTCCATCGCTTCGGCAGTGATGCCATCGAGGGCGTGCGCTACGTCGTCACCGACGCGCTCGAGCTGCGCCGCTACCTGGTGGTCACCGTCGCGGGGCCTACGGTCCACGTCGAGCAGGTTTCGTACTGATGATGCGCTCGGGGTTCGTGGGAGGAGTGTTGGTGGCGTGGCTGCTCGTGGGGCTTGCCTCGCGAGCGGAGCCTCGGGCACACGAGGCTCCGTGGTACGTGCCGGACCATGCGGCGCTCCAGTTCGCGGGCTCCATCGGGATGTTGGCCGCGGGGCCTGGGTGGGCGTTCCTGGATGAGCAAGTGGATGTGCAGGCGTTGCTTGGCTGGGCGCCTCGCGCGGTGGCGGGCGCGGACTTCGTGACCCTGACGCTCAAGGCGCAGTGGCATCCGTTCCTCATCACGCATCGCGATTGGCGCATCCGCCCGCTCACCGTGGGCGCGGCGTTCAGCTACACCTTCGGCGACAGGTACTTCCTGAAGCTGCCGGACCGCTACGACTCGGGCTACTACTGGTTCACGACGGCGTTGCGTCCCATGATCTTCCTGGGCGGGAGTGTCGGGCACTCCCTGCCGGGGGTGGGAGCCCCCATACTGGAGGGCTACTATGAACTGGTCGCCACCGACTACCGCCTCGTCCAGTTCGTCCAGAACCCAGGCACCGTGAACACGGGGCTGTTCTCACTCGCGCTGGGGGCTCGGCTGCGCTTCTGACGGATGGGCGCGTGGAGGCCTGTTGTCTCAGCGCGGAGGTGTCGTCGCGGTGCTCGTGGGGGCGGGGGGCTCTTCGCGCTCGGCGTCTCCTCCTCGGAGGCGGCGCAGGATGCGAGGTGCCTCGGCGGCGAAGCGCTCCTGTGCATCTGGCAGCGGACGGTCCCACATGTCCGAGAGCTCCGTGCCCGGCAGTCCCGCGCCGAAGCGCACCTTCAACTCTCGGCCGATGAGCGCATAGCGCGGCTCCCAGCCGATGGTGGTGAGCAGATAGCGCCGAGGGTCCGGACGGGTCATCGGAATGCCATCGCCCAGCTTCTCCGGCGGGTGGGTGTCACCGAGCATGTCGAACAAGGTGGGCACCAGGTCGATGTGGCCGGTGACGGAGTCGACCTCTCCGGGCGCCAGGCGCTCATCGAAGATGACCATGGGGACATGAAGTTGGAGCTCGGTGACGTCGCTGGCGTGGCCCACGCGGCCGTGCTCGCGGAACTCTTCGCCGTGGTCTCCGGTGAAGATGATGAGAGGGCGTGTGCCTCGCGCGGCTTCCCACTGGGTCAACAGCTCCTCCACCTTGGTGTCCACCTCGTAGGCGGAGTTCCAGGCGCGGGCCTTGAGGTGCTCGGCGGGGACTCGCGCGGTGGCGAGGCCTCCGTTGCCGTCCCAGGCGGGTGAGAACACCGCCGAGCGCGGCGGGTAGTCGTAGTCGAAGTGAGTCCCCGCGAAGAAGACGAAGGTGAAGAGCGGGACGTCGCGAGGTGTCGACCGCGCCAGGTCCACGGCGTCCTTCACCATGGCCGCGTCGCGCAGGTGGCTGCGGCCCTCGTAGTCCGTGCGCAGGCCTCCGTGGACATCGCGGAACACGGTGTCCTTCAAGCCCATCCAGTCCACGGAGGACGCGGCGAAGAAGGCTTGCCGATAGCCATTGGCCTTGAGCGCGGGGAAGAGCAGGGGCGCGCGGCCGGCGCCGACCACCGCGTCCCGGCGCTGGGCTTCCAACCCGAAGAAGAGGCTGAAGAGCGAGAAGTCGGTGGAGCTGGCCGCGCTGTGGTGGTGCAGGAAGCGCGTGCCGTGCTCCGCCCTGCGCCACAGGTTGGGCATGACCTCCGGCGTGAAGAAGTCGTCGCGGAGGCTCTCCACGAGGACGAGCAGGATGTCGGGGTGCCGCGTGAAGCGGACGTCGGAGGGGTCGATGCTCGCCGCGGGGGCGCCCGCCTCGGGGCTGACGCCCAGCTTGAGGCCGGAGGCGGGGGGGCGGTCCGTCATCCGCGTGAGCAGCGTGTTCATCCGCACGGGGGCTTGAAGGGGCAGGGTGGTGGCCGCGTGCAGCACCGCGCCGCCATGGGCGAAGACGAGATAGGCGCTCATCAGTCGCTCCGCGGCGGTGACGAGGACCAGACAGGCGACGAGGCGCCCCACCCGCTGGGGACGCTGGACGCGCCGCAGGAAGTGGAGGCCCGTCCAGACATCGAGCGAGAGGACCGCGAGCGTCCCGACGCCCGACAGCGCGAGCTCATGTGGCGCGAGCCCCGTCTCCGCGAGCGCGCGCGGCTGAAGTGCGACCGCCAGGACCAGGCCATTGATGTGGAAGCCCAGGGAAGACAGCACCAGCGCATCCACGCCGAGCATCGCCACGCCCAAGGCCACCACGATGGTCATCGCCAGCGCATAGCGCCGCCCGAGCAACAGCAAGGGGAGGGTGGCCACGAAGGCGATGAGCCCCAGGAACAACGCCTGGACGACGCCGCCCACGAGGAGCAGGGGCCGCAGCGCAGGGGCCAGTCGGTCCACGGAGGCGAGCAACGGGGCGCCGAAGAAGAGCAGCGCGAGCAGCCCATGCAGGGTGCACCAGAGCAGCGCGGGGCCCAACAACGGGCGGGCTTCGGCCAGTCGCTGGCGGAGCCTCTCTGCGGGCGTGAGGGTGGCGGGAGGCGTCCGAGACATCGCGCTTCCTGCTAGCCCGCTCGCGAGCGATGTTCAAGGAAGGACACGCGCCCGGTCGCCCCCTTGCGGTGGGAGCTTGTCCAGTCGAGGGGCAGGGTGGCCCGCCACGCGGCACGTCGCGAAGGGAGGACACGCACCCGGCCTCCCCTTGCGGTGGGCGCTTGTCCGGTCGAGGGATGACGCGGGCTGCCTGGCGGGACATCGTGAAGGACGGGCACGGGCGCTGCCGCCCCCATCCACCAGGGGCTTGCTCATCCACGGACTCACGCGGTCACCGACGGAACCTCGCGAAGGAAGGGCCTCGCTCGGTCGCCCCGTTCGTGGGTGCCTGTCGAGTCGAAGGGGGCGTGGGCTGCCCAGCGGGGCGTTGTGAAGGAAGGGGACTTGCCCAACGGACCCACGCGGTCACCGACGGAACCTCGTGACGGACGGCGCGGCGGTGCCAGGATGGGGGCATGCCGCCACGCAAGCTCCTGCGACACCTCGTCTGGCTGGAGTCCTTCACCGCCGCGGTGGAGGCCGGCAGCATCGACGCCGCCGCGGAGCACCTGGGTGTGGCGCGCTCCGTGGTGAGCGAGCACATCCGCTCGTTGGAGATGGCGCTCGCGGATGGCGCGACGCTGCTCGAGCGTGGCCCGGGACGCCGCCTCCAGCTCACCGCTCGCGGCGAGCGCCTCTTCGCCGGCACCCAGACGCCCCTGCACCAACTCGACATGAAGCGGCTGAGAGACCTCGCCAGCGCCGAGCCCGTGGTGCGCCTGGGCCTCAACCCCACGTTGTCGCTCTCCTTGCTGGGCAAGGTGGCCCAGGACGCGGCCGCCCAGGGACTCAAGCTGGTCCTCAGCTTCGGCGGACCGCATGAACTCACCCGCCAGGCTCAGACGCGGCAGCTCGACCTGGCCCTCGACTTCACCCCGCTGCCACCCCACGAGGGGGTCGAGTCCGAATCCCTGCTGCGCATGCCCTTCGTCGTCCTCGCGGGTCCCGGCTGCGCGCTGGCGAGCTCAGCCGCCTCCCGGCAGACCCTGCACGTGAGGGACCTGGAGGGTCAGCCCTTCGTCGATTGGCTGCGCGACGACCCCTATGGCGGCGCCAACAGCGCTCGCTTCGCGGCGCACGGCGTCACCGTGAGTGAGGTGGCCCGCGTCGAAAGCTTCCTGCTCCTCTACGAACTGCTGCGCGCCTTCAACGCCTGCGCGATTGCGCCCGACCTGCGCCGCATGCACCCGTTTCCCCCCGACATCCACGCCTGGCCTCTCCAAGAAGAAGAGCCCCAGGCCGTGGAGGTCGTCGCCCTCTGGCCCTCCGGCGCCTTGAGCCTGGGCGCATCGACGTTGCTCGACGGACTGCGTCAACCCGTATGAGCTCTCGTCGATAAAACGACGAAGACGTCGAATTCTGCCGGATTTCCGAATCCCAACTCCCTCTGTATCTTCCTGGCAACTGGAAGAATCCACCCGGAGTGTTCGGATATGACGCCAACGGAACTGACGATATCCCGCTTGCCCGCGCATCTGCGGCGCTACGTGGTGAGCCAGGACTATGCGGCGTATACGCCGAGAGACCACGCGGTCTGGCGCCACATCATGGGCAAGCTGCGCGGGCACCTCGCGGAGCGGGCGCACCCGGTGTACCTGGAAGGGCTGGCGGCGACGGGCATCGACGCCGAGGCCATTCCCAGTCTGGATGAGATGAACGCGCAGCTGTCGCGGTTGGGCTGGTCGGCCGTGGGCGTGCGTGGCTTCATCCCGCCAGCGGTCTTCACGGAGCTCCAGTCGATGGGCGTGCTGGCCATCGCCGCGGACATCCGCACGCACGAGCACATCGAGTACACGCCCGCGCCGGACATCGTGCACGAGAGCGCGGGCCACGCGCCCATCATCGCCAACCGCCGCTACGCCGAGTACCTCAAGGCCTGCGGCATGGTGGGCTTCAAGTCGATTGCGAGCGTGGAGGACCAGGCCGTCTTCGAGGCCATCCGCAACCTCTCGGTCGTGAAGGAGGACCCGAACGCGAGCGCCGACGAAGTCGCGCACGCGGAGGCGAGGTTGGATGCGGCGAGCGCGAGCCGGCGCTACGTGAGCGAGAGCACTCGCGCCGCGCGGCTGTACTGGTGGACGGCGGAGTACGGACTCGTGGGGAGTCTGGACCAGCCGCGCATCTACGGCGCGGGCATCCTGTCGAGCATCGGCGAGGCGGTGCACTGTCTGACGCCCGCGGTGCGCAAGCTGCCGCTCACCGTGGCGTGCGCGGACGCGGACTACGACATCACCCGGATGCAGCCGCAGCTCTTCGTGGCCCGCGACTTCGAGCACCTCTTCGAAGTGCTGGCGGAGTTCGAGTCCACGCTCGCGTGGAAGCGCGGGGGAGACTTCGGGCTGGAGGTGGCTCGCGAGGCGCGCACCGTGAATCACCTGGTGCTGGCGGATGGCCGCGAGGTGACGGGGCGGGTGAGGGAGTCCGTGGTGGCGCCCGGGCCGGTGGCGCCGGGGCTCACCTCGGCGCTGGTGCGGATGGAGGGCCCCATCATCGTGTCACGCGGTGGAAAGAGCGACGGAGCGCGGCCGTGGAACGGCGAGGCGCTGGTGGTCTTCGGTGCGGGCAGTCTTCCGGAGCGCGGTGCGTTCAAGGTGTCGCTGTCGAGCGGTCTGGAGTTGGAAGGCTTCGCCGCGGGCGGCGGCGAGGTGCTGGCGCTGCGGGCTCGACTGGGGGGCAAGGTGTTGCAAGTCCCAGCGGTGACGAAGCTCTTCCTCACCCCGCACCTGCCCTCGGTTGCGGGAGGGCCCGCAGACCCGGAGACGTGGGACCGGTGGTTCGGCGAGCTGGAGGCGTTCGCCGCGGGGGATGGTGAGGAGCAGGCCCGCGCGCGCAAGTCGATGGCGCTGCACCCGTCGCTCGCGGCGCTCTACCGCGAGGTGCGCACGTTGCGCGAGTCGGGGAAGGCCCGGCCGGAGCGCCTGTCGCAGATCGCCGCCGCCGCGACGGACTTCCAGGACGACTGGCTGCTTCGCACCGAGGTCGATGAGCTCAGGGCCGCTCGCGCCTGAGCGTGGAAACGACGAAGGCCCGGCCCCGCGCCATGCGCGGAGTCGAGCCCGTCCGTGCCGTCGTGGGTGTCCAGCGCCCGCGGCTCACTTCTCCTTCGAGGCAATCTTGCGCAGGGCCTTCTGGTCGCGGACGCAGAGGATGCGGCCGACGTTGCCCAGCACACCCTCGCGCTTCATCTCGTTGATGAGCGTGGACACGAACGAGCGCGACGCGCCCACCAGGTCCGCCAGGTCCTGCTGCGTGATGCCGCGCAGGTCCGTCTCACCGCCGTGGGGGCAGCGCTCGCCGTGCGCCTCCACCAGCGTCAGGAGCGTGTCCGCCAGCCGCGCGGGGACTTCCTTGAAGGTCAGCCCGAGCACGCGCTTGCGCAGCGCACGCACGCGCTCGGCGTAGGCGCGCACCACGTCCACCGCGAGGGCGGGGCGGGCCTCCAACTGCGCGCGGAAGTCGCGGCCCTCGATGCTCCACACCTCGGCCTCACCCGCGGCGATGGCCATCTCCTCGATGGGCGTGCCCTCGGGGCGGAACAGCTCGCCGAACAAGTCACCCGGGCGGAGGATGGACACCACCGAGCGGGTGCCATTCTTGCCAATGCGCATCAGCCGCACGCGGCCGGACTTGAGCAGATAGACGCGGTCCGTGTTGTCGCCGGGGCGGTAGATGGTCGAGTTGTGCGGGAAGGACTCGACCTTGAAGTACCCCTTGAAGTCGATGGCCTCCTGCCCCGGAACGAGCTTGTTCGCGGTCACCATCATCCCGGAGCTGGTCGCCTGGAGCGGCGCCACGACGTTGGAACCGATAGGGCCGAGGGGGCGATTGAAACCGTGCATGGCATTCACTCCGTGGAAGGAATCAGGGGAAAGCAAGGCCGCCTGCTTCGGCGGCAACGGGGCTTTCCAGTTCCAAGGAACGTGCCAGACGGGAATGAAGTGCTCCGGGGGGAACACATCCAGGAATGCCGGGTACTTAGCGCTAGAGGTCCGTAGCACCCACCTCGCTGTGTCCAAAACCTGAAACAAAACGTTCAAACAGTCTGATCAAGTTGAACGAATCGTTCAAAGCGGGTGCGTCACTGTCGCGGCCCGGACACTGTTCACGGGTCGTCCTTCACGGTGAACCCGTGCCCTAAAGGGTTCTGTCCCTGTGAAAGATTGTACTTCTGTAGTTTGCGCTCCAGGGTGGGTCGACTGATTCCAAGAATCTGGCACGTGCGACCCTTGTGCCCTTTGGTGACGGCCATGGCACGGGCGATGAGGAGCCTTTCGGCTTCATCGAGCGTGGGGATGAGGCTGGCGTCATCCACGGTGGGCGCGGTGAACATGATGTTGGAGGCGGAGGGGCGTCCTGCCTCCGGGGGCGGCGCGCTGTCGAGCGACGGCAGGTCATCACCGCGCAACACATCACCCGGTGCGAGGACCACGGCGCGGGTGAGGACGTTCTCCAACTCGCGCACGTTGCCGCGCCAGGGCAGCCGGGTGAGGCGCTCCATGACCTCGAGCGGAACGCGGGTGACGCGCTTGTGGACCTTCTCGTTGATGCGCTCGAGCAGGTGTTTGACGAGCAGCGGGATGTCCTCGCGCCGCTCGCGCAGCGGAGGAATCAGGAGCGTAATCACCTTGAGGCGCTGGTAGAGGTCCTCGCGGAAGCGGACGTGTTCGACCTCTTCGGCGAGGTTGCGGTGTGTCGCGGCGATGACCCGCGCGCGCAGCTTGATGCGCTTGACGCCGCCCACGCGCTCGAACTCGCGCTCCTGCAGGACGCGCAGGAGCTTGGCCTGGAGCATCAGCGACATGTCGCCAATCTCGTCGAGGAAGACGGTGCCGTCCTCGGCCAATTCGAACTTGCCGGGCTTGCCCGACGTGGCGCCGGTGAAGGCGCCCTTCTCGTGGCCGAACAGCTCGCTCTCCAGCAGCGTGTCGACGATGGCGGAGCAGTTGATGCCGATGAAGGGCCGGGGCTCGTCGTACGAATAGTTGTGGATGACGCGGGCGATGAGCTCCTTGCCGGTGCCACTCTCGCCGGTGATGAGCACGGTGGCGGCGCTGCCGGTGACCTTGCCAATCTCCTTCACCAACTGCTGCATGGAGGGGCTGGTGCCGACGATGTCGCCCAGCCGGACGGCGGCGTTCTCCCGGTTGACCTCGTCCGCGCGGCGCGACAGCTGGCGGTACTCGAGCGCGCGCTCGACGACCAGGTCCAACGCGGCCGGGTCCGGGAAGGGCTTGTGGATGTAGTCGAAGGCGCCCGCCTTCATCGCGCGAATGGTGGTCTCCATGTCGTGGTAGGCGGTGACCAGGATGATGCGGGCATCGCCGCACAGGCCCTTCATCTCCTCGATGATTTCCAGGCCGGTGCGGTCCGGCAGCATCATGTCGAGGATGACCACGCTGGGCATGGCCTCCTGGGCGGCGCGCAGGCCCGCGGCGGCGCTGGTGGCGGTGGCCACCTGGTAGCGGGGCTGGCCGTCGTGTTCTATCTCCTCGAAGTGCATCTTGAGCGTCTCGAGGAGCGACACGTCATCGTCGACGATGAGAAGGGTCTCCATGGCGTCCCTCTCAAGTGGCGAACGTCAGGGTGAACACCATGCCGGGCTCGGCGCTGCCCTCGGCGGTGACATCTCCACCTTGGCCCATCATGACCCGCCTCAGCGCGGCCAGGGACAGGCCCGCGCCGCGGGCCAGGCGTGAGCCGAAGGGCTCGAACAGGGTGCCGCTCTCCTCGGGAGGAAGGGCGGCGGCGGGGTCCTTGAGCACCATGAGCACCCGGCCCGGAGGGCCTCGGCGCAGGGCGACCTCCACCGCGCTGTCCTCGGGTTGGGCCATGGCGACGTTGAGCAGCACCTGGGCCAGCACGGGGCGCAACCGGTTGGGGTCCACGCGCACGCGGGGCAGGTCCGCCTCCTCATCCACGCGCACGTCGATGCGGCGCTCGGCCAGCTCCAACGCCACCATGCCCGTGGCCTCCTGAAGCACCGAGCGCAGCGCGTGGGCGTCCAGGTTGGGCGTCGTGTCCCGGCCGTACTCGGACAGGAGCCACAGCATGCGCTCCATGGTGCGAATCTCCCGGTTGGCGATGGTCAGCCGCCGCCGGTCCCGGTCCGACAGGCCGGTGTTCCGGGCCAGCGTCTGCACCGCCATCTTCACGGACGACAGCGGGTTGCGAATCTCGTGGCTGAGGGACGACGACAGCCGGGAGATCTGCACCGGGGGCGCGCCTTCCAGGAGGGCATTGAGGTCCTGCACGCACGCGGCGGCCTCGCCTTCCTCCAGCCCGAGTGTCAATCGCAGGGGCGTGGCGTCCTCGCCGCCCAGGTGCGCGGAGATGAACTCCACATGGCGGCGATGCCCGCGCGCCAGGGCGTCCAGTTCGCGAGCGCGCTCGGGCGAGACACCGAGCACCAGATGAAGCGGGCGGTCCAGGAGCTCCTCCGCGGGGCGGCGAAGCACGGGGGCGCAGTCTCCCTGCGCACAGGTCACCCGCAGGCCTGGAGTCCAGGCGAGCAATGCGGCTTGCAGGAGATGGGCGTTCATTGGTGGGTCCCGAACATACCGAGTAAGGTTCCGCGCTGTCCCCTTATGTCCCTCAACGCGCGTTTCCCGAAGAACCTTGTGTCGGTCCTCCTCTTCCTGTCGGGAGGTACCGCGCTGGTCTACGAGTTGGTCTGGTCCAAGTATCTCGGGAATGTCCTTGGCAACAGTGGCCAGGCGCACGCCGTGGTGCTCGCGACCTTCATGGGTGGCCTCGCGCTGGGGGCATCTGTCTTCGGGCGGACAGCAGACCGGGTGAAGAGTCCACTGGCGCTCTACGGTGTGCTGGAGTTGGGGGTCGCGCTGTACGCGCTCGTCTTCCCGTATGTGTTGGACGCGCTGGGGGCGATGTGGCTCTCGGTGGCTCCGGGCGTGCCGGATGGATGGCGCGTGGGGCCTCGGCTCCTGGTGGCGGCCTTGTCGCTGGTGGTTCCCACGCTGCTGATGGGCGGGACGTTGCCGGCGCTGGTGCGGCACTTCGCGGACAGCCTCTCGGGGGTGCAGCGC from Myxococcus stipitatus carries:
- a CDS encoding LysR family transcriptional regulator, whose translation is MPPRKLLRHLVWLESFTAAVEAGSIDAAAEHLGVARSVVSEHIRSLEMALADGATLLERGPGRRLQLTARGERLFAGTQTPLHQLDMKRLRDLASAEPVVRLGLNPTLSLSLLGKVAQDAAAQGLKLVLSFGGPHELTRQAQTRQLDLALDFTPLPPHEGVESESLLRMPFVVLAGPGCALASSAASRQTLHVRDLEGQPFVDWLRDDPYGGANSARFAAHGVTVSEVARVESFLLLYELLRAFNACAIAPDLRRMHPFPPDIHAWPLQEEEPQAVEVVALWPSGALSLGASTLLDGLRQPV
- the dgcN gene encoding N-acetyltransferase DgcN, yielding MKSPATEKAPDRGAGRTLVEIQKPYLLFLGDVPDQLAAKTAHGIVDWRPDWCVGQLRLPGCKADCGLADLDIAQAKAKGARTLIVGVANAGGVLPEHWVGKLVEALDAGMDVATGLHRRLSSFPAIAEAARRNGRALHDVRIPDMEFATGKGTRREGLRLLTVGTDCSVGKKYTALALEKEMRARGLKADFRATGQTGIFISGRGVAIDAVVSDFVAGAAEWLSPPNAADHWDLVEGQGSLFHPSFAGVTLGLLHGAQPDAFIVCHEPTRTKMRGVQHALPSIQAVIDRTVLEGQLTNPGIQCTGLAINTEHLEENEALAFLERTGREHGLPCVDPIRTGVGPLVDELVRRFPARS
- a CDS encoding sulfatase-like hydrolase/transferase — translated: MSRTPPATLTPAERLRQRLAEARPLLGPALLWCTLHGLLALLFFGAPLLASVDRLAPALRPLLLVGGVVQALFLGLIAFVATLPLLLLGRRYALAMTIVVALGVAMLGVDALVLSSLGFHINGLVLAVALQPRALAETGLAPHELALSGVGTLAVLSLDVWTGLHFLRRVQRPQRVGRLVACLVLVTAAERLMSAYLVFAHGGAVLHAATTLPLQAPVRMNTLLTRMTDRPPASGLKLGVSPEAGAPAASIDPSDVRFTRHPDILLVLVESLRDDFFTPEVMPNLWRRAEHGTRFLHHHSAASSTDFSLFSLFFGLEAQRRDAVVGAGRAPLLFPALKANGYRQAFFAASSVDWMGLKDTVFRDVHGGLRTDYEGRSHLRDAAMVKDAVDLARSTPRDVPLFTFVFFAGTHFDYDYPPRSAVFSPAWDGNGGLATARVPAEHLKARAWNSAYEVDTKVEELLTQWEAARGTRPLIIFTGDHGEEFREHGRVGHASDVTELQLHVPMVIFDERLAPGEVDSVTGHIDLVPTLFDMLGDTHPPEKLGDGIPMTRPDPRRYLLTTIGWEPRYALIGRELKVRFGAGLPGTELSDMWDRPLPDAQERFAAEAPRILRRLRGGDAEREEPPAPTSTATTPPR
- the dgcA gene encoding N-acetyl-D-Glu racemase DgcA: MRKLGIQHESWPIAGSFTISRGSKTSAEVVVVTLEEDGTVGRGECVPYARYGETVDGVLRALETARPRIEAGLGRDGVPEVLEPRAARNALDCALWDLEAKKAGKPVWELLGMVAPQPLVTAYTLSLDTVEAMGAAARKSAHRPLLKVKLGRGSTEDLERLRAIRAGAPSSRLIVDANEGWKPEELPTLLAACAELGVVMVEQPLPASADEALRGLNRPVAVCADESAHDRHGLAELIGKYDAINIKLDKTGGLTEALALAQEARGHGLQLMVGCMVATSLAMAPAALVAQGAEVVDLDGPLLLAKDREPGIHFEGNTLFWPPRELWG
- the mrpC gene encoding Crp/Fnr family transcriptional regulator MrpC, translating into MHGFNRPLGPIGSNVVAPLQATSSGMMVTANKLVPGQEAIDFKGYFKVESFPHNSTIYRPGDNTDRVYLLKSGRVRLMRIGKNGTRSVVSILRPGDLFGELFRPEGTPIEEMAIAAGEAEVWSIEGRDFRAQLEARPALAVDVVRAYAERVRALRKRVLGLTFKEVPARLADTLLTLVEAHGERCPHGGETDLRGITQQDLADLVGASRSFVSTLINEMKREGVLGNVGRILCVRDQKALRKIASKEK
- a CDS encoding aromatic amino acid hydroxylase, with the protein product MTPTELTISRLPAHLRRYVVSQDYAAYTPRDHAVWRHIMGKLRGHLAERAHPVYLEGLAATGIDAEAIPSLDEMNAQLSRLGWSAVGVRGFIPPAVFTELQSMGVLAIAADIRTHEHIEYTPAPDIVHESAGHAPIIANRRYAEYLKACGMVGFKSIASVEDQAVFEAIRNLSVVKEDPNASADEVAHAEARLDAASASRRYVSESTRAARLYWWTAEYGLVGSLDQPRIYGAGILSSIGEAVHCLTPAVRKLPLTVACADADYDITRMQPQLFVARDFEHLFEVLAEFESTLAWKRGGDFGLEVAREARTVNHLVLADGREVTGRVRESVVAPGPVAPGLTSALVRMEGPIIVSRGGKSDGARPWNGEALVVFGAGSLPERGAFKVSLSSGLELEGFAAGGGEVLALRARLGGKVLQVPAVTKLFLTPHLPSVAGGPADPETWDRWFGELEAFAAGDGEEQARARKSMALHPSLAALYREVRTLRESGKARPERLSQIAAAATDFQDDWLLRTEVDELRAARA
- a CDS encoding metallophosphoesterase family protein, which encodes MDSVPELKRLHHVVTSTAVRYWLPWLLLLFAGCGVFELHPYEVRGGEQNLNVRALERLPRDTHEGSFRFAVMGDIGVFLKEAKDAMEDVARRDVDFVVQLGDLTEFSSAQEYDWVARLFDDVPVPALAVIGNHDLLGTGPQLFRHHFGSEYLTFDFGGSRFVLFDSNSREYGYPGDVPDLDRLRAELIAPPCGGHLFTFSHVPPWHSDFDPSLRGPFEHLQAERNVAVSFHGHLHRFGSDAIEGVRYVVTDALELRRYLVVTVAGPTVHVEQVSY